The sequence TATGACAATCTACGTCTGCATTTCGGCGTTCTTTATATACGATTTCTCCGTCAAAATGCATATATTCACAAATTTTTTCTACCAAATCCTTGATCTTGATCTGTCCATTTGTAGAGATATTGACAGCTTCTCCAACCGGCATTTTATCATATAATTTTATAATTGCTTCAACCGTATCCTCTACATAAATAAAATCCCGTGACTGCATCCCCGTTCCATGGATCTGCGGCGCATCCCCTTCCATGATGCGCTTTGCTGTAATCGGTATAATTCCTGCCAGCGGTCCCTCATAGTTTTGCCTTGGCCCATAATTGTTGAACGGCCGGACAATAAATGCATCCAGCTTATATTGATTAACATAGGAGAACAGCATGATATCTGCTGCAGCTTTTCCTGCGGCATATGTAGTTGTTGCTTTAAACGGATGGTTTTCATCCATCGGCTCGTAAACTGCCGATCCATACACTTCTGAGGATGAAAAATGGCACAATGTCTGAAATGCCCCTCGCCTTTGCAACTCCAGTAGATTTTTCATGATATTGACGTTTGTCATATAAGCGTTCATCGGATTGATAAACGAATAATTAAGCGCTTTTGTCGCGCAGTTGAAAACAATATTAATATCGTATTGTTCCAAAATATAATCAAGCGTGCCTTCTATTTCCACGTCGTCTTTGATAAAAACAGCGCCGCGCGCCAGCGCCTCCTTAATATTACTTTTGTGGCCAACAAAAAGGTTGTCAACAATAACAACCTTTTTTGCTCCTTCATCCAGTAATCTGTCCGCCAGATGGCTGCCAATAAAGCCCGCGCCACCCGTGACCAATATGTTAGATCTCTTAATTTCCGATCTCATTTTCCGCTCCCTTTCAAGCTTTCGCTTGCCTTTTCCAGTATTTCTATAACCCGCATTCCCTGCTCGGGTCCGGAATTCGACTGTTTCCCAGTCTTAATACACTCTGCAAAATGTGTCAGACTGTTGAGCAAAGAATCTTCCGGTTCTACATTCGGCACATAAAGATCTCCCATTCTGACCTTTGCTTCATATTTTCCATATTCGCTAAACATTTCCTCGTTCAGCTCAACGCCCTTGTCATAAATCATAAGCTTTTCTGATTCTTTCAAATCATCGAACACGATCATTTTGTTGGTTCCGCCGATAATCATCATTCGTTCTTTTAAAGGCGAAATCCAACTTGATTTGAGCATTGCGACAAATTCATCATAATGAATTGTTAAATACGTCAATACTTCCTGGTTTCCAAATTTTTTAATTCCCATACACTCCACAGCGTTTGCTTGCTTTCCACTGCAAAGATAATCAAGTATCGCCAGATCATGTACCGCGAGATCCCACATTGCATTCATATCATTTTTAATATGCGGCCCCAAGTTTGCCCGATTGGATTCAAAAAAGACCAGTTCCCCCAACTCTCCACTATCAATAATTTCTTTTATCTTCCTTATAATCGGATGATATACCAGAATATGATCAACATGAATCAGCACGCCATTTTCTTCTGCCAAGTCTTTTAACCGTTTTGCATCTTCCAGCTTAGTCGCCATCGGCTTTTCCATAAAAAGATGCTTTTTTGACGCTAATACTGCCCGCGCCACAGTCTGGCCAATTTCATTGCGCAAAGCAACCGCGCACATCCCTACCTCAGGATCATTCACCACGTCTTTATAATCGTTATAATATTTGACTTTGTCCCCATAAAGATTCCTGGCCTTTTGCAGTTTCCCATCATCCACATCACAAATACCATATAGCTCAAAGTCCTTGCTATTGTTCAAATTGCGGGCAATATTCGGACCCCAATATCCAAATCCAATCAAAACCGCTTTCATCATCTAACGTCCATCCTTTAAAAAATTTTTACACTAAATATGATTACACCAACGATAATCAATACATTGCCAAGCAACTTCTTTTTGGTGATCTGCTCTTTTAGGAAAACCGCGCTCAATATCATAATAAATGCGTATCCCAAAGACTCAATCACCGCGCCATACTTTAGAGGCACAAATTGATAAGTATAAAGTGGAATCAACATCGAAATAAAAAGCAACAAATATCCAACTATAACAAGTTTGTTAATATATTGTTCCTTAAAACTTTTTACATCAATATTCTTCTCAGCGCTTTTTTTCAGCAGAATCTGGGCTATTGTCGCAATAAAAACCCCGCCTGCCATCATAAACAAATAACTAACTAGCATCAGACGACACCACCACAATTCCTATTACGATAATAGCGCTTCCAATGAGGTTTTCTATCGTAATAACTTCCTGAAAAAAAATCACCGCCCACAAAAGGTTCCAAATTACGACAACCCCCTTGTTGGAGTATGCCTTTACCAATGTAAAATGCTTTAAAACCTGCTGCCATAACAGTGCGTACACCACCAAAAGCCCCAATACCAAACAAGCATACAGGAAAAAGGCAGGAGTAAAAAATCCCTGCCCTGCCGCTGTTTTTGATGTTACACCTACAAACGAATATACAATAAACGAAAGGTGCATGAATATAAAATTACCAATCGTCGGTTTCTTTGCCTCACTCAGAACCAATGCTATTCTCTCCCCCTCATATCCGGGATTGTCCACCCACATTTAGGACAAACGCCATTTTCGTCGGTGCGCATTCCGCATTTACATACTGTCCCAACCTGCCGCGCCGGATTCCCCACCACAAGGGCATAAGGCGGAACATCCTTTACAACCACGCTCCCTGCGCCGACCGTCGCGTATTCACCTACGGTATGCCCGCAAACAATCGTACAATTTGCTCCCAATGACGCGCCTTTTTGGATCAACGTCGGCGTTACTTCCCAATCAGGGCTCTGCGCCCGCGGGTAATAGTCGTTAGTGAATGCTACGTTAGGGCCCACGAATACCTCGTCTTCGATCGTGACGCCATTATAAACGGAAACACCGTTCTGTATTTTTACCTTATTTCCAATTTTCACCGCGTGATCAATATATACGTCTTTACTGATGATACAATCCGAACCGATTTCTACATCCTCGCGTATTTGGACGTTAATCCATACTTTTGTATCATCCCCGATTTTTACATTGTCTGCAATATGCGCTGTTTCATGCGCAAAATACTTTCCCATACAATCCTCTCTAGAGTTGATTGATAACTGCCGCTACTGTTGCTATTTCTTCCATGCTGAGTCCCGGGTGTACCGGAATTGATAATACCTCTTTTTTGATTTTGTCCGTTATCTCATATTCCGTTTTGAACCCTAAGCCTTTGTAACACGGCTGCTCCGGAATGCTGAATGGATAAAAAATCCCATATCCAACGCCATTTTCTTCGAAGAGCTTAATTAACTCGTCTCTTTTTTCGTTTAAGACCCGAATCGTATACTGATGATAAACATGTTTTGCATTTTCATCAACATAAGGTATCACTATATTGGGATTATTGATTTTTTTATCATAACATTCTGCATGTTCCCTGCGCGCATCATTGAAGCGATCCAGCTTTTTGAGCTGCTCCAAACCGATCGCCGCCGCGATATTTGTCATTCTGTAGTTATAGCCCACAATATCGTGTGTATAACGAATTTTCATCCCATGATTGATCAGCAGCTTAGCCTGCTCCGCTACCTTTTCATCATTGGTAAGCACCATGCCGCCCTCACCGGTTGTCATATTCTTTGTCGGATAAAAACTAAAGGTAGATGCATCTCCAAAACTTCCTGCCATTCTCCCTTTCCACATTGCACCGTGCGCCTGCGCGCAATCTTCGATAACTTTGACGTCATATTTTTTCGCAAGCGCCATAACTGCATCCATATTACAGGTTTGTCCAAAAAGATGTACCACAAGTAATGCTTTTGCGTCCGGATTTGCCTTTAGGCATTCTTCCGCCGAATCAATATCAATATCAAATGTGCCCTTGTCAATATCCGCAAATATAGGAGTTGCTCCAGTATATACGATACTATTTGTCGAAGCGATAAAGGAATAAGCAGTAGTCACAACTTTGTCTCCTGCGCCAATTCC comes from Christensenellaceae bacterium and encodes:
- a CDS encoding multidrug ABC transporter, whose amino-acid sequence is MLVSYLFMMAGGVFIATIAQILLKKSAEKNIDVKSFKEQYINKLVIVGYLLLFISMLIPLYTYQFVPLKYGAVIESLGYAFIMILSAVFLKEQITKKKLLGNVLIIVGVIIFSVKIF
- a CDS encoding epimerase codes for the protein MRSEIKRSNILVTGGAGFIGSHLADRLLDEGAKKVVIVDNLFVGHKSNIKEALARGAVFIKDDVEIEGTLDYILEQYDINIVFNCATKALNYSFINPMNAYMTNVNIMKNLLELQRRGAFQTLCHFSSSEVYGSAVYEPMDENHPFKATTTYAAGKAAADIMLFSYVNQYKLDAFIVRPFNNYGPRQNYEGPLAGIIPITAKRIMEGDAPQIHGTGMQSRDFIYVEDTVEAIIKLYDKMPVGEAVNISTNGQIKIKDLVEKICEYMHFDGEIVYKERRNADVDCHNASNAKLHTLIAFEPVRFEDGLAKTLDWYQENIKL
- a CDS encoding aminotransferase DegT, whose translation is MITIAKPQIGQEEKNAVMDVMGSGMIACGSVVAEFEQKFADYVGMKYGIATTSGTTALEVALRALGIGAGDKVVTTAYSFIASTNSIVYTGATPIFADIDKGTFDIDIDSAEECLKANPDAKALLVVHLFGQTCNMDAVMALAKKYDVKVIEDCAQAHGAMWKGRMAGSFGDASTFSFYPTKNMTTGEGGMVLTNDEKVAEQAKLLINHGMKIRYTHDIVGYNYRMTNIAAAIGLEQLKKLDRFNDARREHAECYDKKINNPNIVIPYVDENAKHVYHQYTIRVLNEKRDELIKLFEENGVGYGIFYPFSIPEQPCYKGLGFKTEYEITDKIKKEVLSIPVHPGLSMEEIATVAAVINQL
- a CDS encoding oxidoreductase; the encoded protein is MMKAVLIGFGYWGPNIARNLNNSKDFELYGICDVDDGKLQKARNLYGDKVKYYNDYKDVVNDPEVGMCAVALRNEIGQTVARAVLASKKHLFMEKPMATKLEDAKRLKDLAEENGVLIHVDHILVYHPIIRKIKEIIDSGELGELVFFESNRANLGPHIKNDMNAMWDLAVHDLAILDYLCSGKQANAVECMGIKKFGNQEVLTYLTIHYDEFVAMLKSSWISPLKERMMIIGGTNKMIVFDDLKESEKLMIYDKGVELNEEMFSEYGKYEAKVRMGDLYVPNVEPEDSLLNSLTHFAECIKTGKQSNSGPEQGMRVIEILEKASESLKGSGK
- a CDS encoding N-acetyltransferase, encoding MGKYFAHETAHIADNVKIGDDTKVWINVQIREDVEIGSDCIISKDVYIDHAVKIGNKVKIQNGVSVYNGVTIEDEVFVGPNVAFTNDYYPRAQSPDWEVTPTLIQKGASLGANCTIVCGHTVGEYATVGAGSVVVKDVPPYALVVGNPARQVGTVCKCGMRTDENGVCPKCGWTIPDMRGRE